A window from Aquiluna borgnonia encodes these proteins:
- a CDS encoding zinc-dependent metalloprotease, with amino-acid sequence MFESGQLNPEELAKVAGASMSPQLMGQLFEQVRAMMSDSTGPVNWELATKTATDLATKEQREASSNLTGELQKAFEMAALWLSEVTEFANSETPKQLTRKLWVQDSIPLFRELAEPVATSMSKALSENLRGTVPEELAGMIGPASKFLQNAGAVMFAAQLGQAVGKLSQNVLSSTEIGLPLSSRPGFVTQNLEAFLSELEVQKSEMLIFLCIRELATSALYASNRWLREQLITQVREFAAGLRVDLSSIQELAAQVDPSDPSTFQSVIESGALITPRTQEQETALERIELLLALVEGWADAVSLQAASRLPSHGALMEVLRRHQAVGAAQKTFATLLGLELKPRLQRESMAMWQQVRLSLPLAKADSLWSHPDQLPNAQEIQNPELLISRINGSDDDLDQELRNLLG; translated from the coding sequence ATGTTTGAGTCAGGCCAGTTAAACCCTGAGGAGTTGGCCAAGGTGGCGGGTGCGAGCATGAGCCCACAACTGATGGGTCAACTTTTCGAACAGGTCCGCGCGATGATGTCCGATTCCACGGGACCCGTGAACTGGGAACTGGCAACTAAAACCGCCACCGATCTGGCAACCAAGGAGCAGCGCGAAGCCAGCTCGAACCTGACCGGGGAGCTCCAGAAGGCCTTTGAGATGGCAGCTCTGTGGCTCTCCGAGGTGACGGAGTTTGCCAATTCGGAAACGCCCAAGCAGCTCACAAGAAAACTATGGGTGCAGGACTCGATTCCACTTTTCCGTGAGCTTGCGGAACCAGTGGCAACTTCGATGTCCAAGGCTCTGAGTGAAAACCTCAGGGGGACGGTGCCGGAAGAGCTGGCGGGGATGATAGGCCCCGCGAGTAAGTTCCTGCAAAACGCTGGAGCCGTGATGTTTGCCGCTCAACTTGGACAGGCCGTTGGCAAGCTTTCCCAAAACGTTCTCTCCAGCACTGAGATTGGACTCCCACTGAGTAGTCGCCCTGGGTTTGTAACCCAGAACCTCGAAGCGTTTCTCTCTGAGCTTGAGGTGCAAAAAAGTGAAATGCTGATTTTCCTGTGCATTCGCGAGCTTGCCACCAGCGCCCTCTACGCAAGTAACCGCTGGCTGAGGGAGCAGCTGATCACCCAGGTCAGGGAATTTGCCGCAGGCTTGAGGGTAGATCTAAGTTCCATCCAAGAATTAGCCGCCCAGGTCGATCCATCAGATCCCAGCACCTTCCAGTCCGTTATTGAATCCGGTGCGCTGATTACCCCGAGAACTCAAGAGCAAGAGACCGCTCTCGAACGGATTGAACTGCTGCTCGCACTCGTTGAGGGATGGGCTGATGCCGTTAGTTTGCAAGCTGCCAGCCGGCTCCCCTCGCATGGCGCCCTCATGGAGGTGCTCCGCCGGCACCAAGCGGTCGGGGCTGCTCAGAAGACATTTGCAACTCTGTTGGGGCTGGAACTCAAGCCGAGACTGCAGCGCGAGTCAATGGCGATGTGGCAACAGGTCCGCTTATCTCTGCCACTGGCCAAGGCCGATAGCCTGTGGAGCCATCCAGATCAACTTCCAAATGCTCAGGAAATTCAGAACCCGGAGCTCCTAATCAGTCGCATCAATGGTTCCGACGACGACCTGGACCAGGAGCTTCGCAACCTTTTGGGTTAG